TCACTAGATAAGCTAGCAGTTAAAGTAATACCATCGTTAGAAATTGATGCATCTGCATAGCTATCTAATGTAAGGTTAGAACGAGATGCTTGTGTTACTGCATCTGCATCTGCATCATAATAAATACCTTCTGCTGCTAAAGAAGCAGTTAAAAGTGTTTTACTAGTACCATCTTCTAAATCGAATACTGTAATGTTACCGTTATTGTTATTAGAAGCGTAAAGTTCTGTTCTAGAATCTGCAGTTGGAGGCGTAGAATCTCCACCGTTATCATCATCACTGCTACAAGCAGCAAGAGAACCTATTACTAAAGATCCTAAAAGGATTGTTTTTAAATTTTTCATTTTTTGGTTTTTGTTATTAAACATTGCTTTTATTTAAGATGTAAAGATAACGAGATGGTTGCGTACTTGTTGCTAACGATATGTGAATGAAATTCAACCCGTTTCATTATAACTAATTGTTTATCAATTATTTACACTAATATTTTGATGTAACATTTAACGTCATTTTAAGATTTTTGGGAGTAATTTGTGAGCTTTTTAATGGGTTTAAGATTTTTTTTAGAAAACTGGTATTTTGGATATAAAACATAAAAAAACGCTTACAGATATTTAACTGTAAGCGCTTTGCAATGCTATAAGTATTCAAACTATAATTTCTATTTAATGAATAGTCTTTTTATGTTTTCCTTTTCGTCTGTCTTTTTCTTCTAATAATAAGGCAAGTTCTCTTCCTGTTTGTCCTTTTACAGATGTGTTTTCTTGAGCACGACGTATAAGATATGGCACAACATCTCTTACAGGACCAAATGGTATTAATTTGGCAGAGTTATAGCCATTAGCCGCTAGGTTAAAACTAATATGATCACTCATACCGTAAAGTTGAGCAAACCAAATACGACCATCGTCTTTAGCTAAATCTCTATCTTGTGTTAGCTGCATTGCCAAGTATGAAGACACTTCGTTGTGAGTACCTATAAATAATTCGAAATCTTCTAAGTGATTCATTATGTAAGCCATTACGGCATTAAAATTAACGTCTGTAGCTTCTTTATCTTCACAAATTGGTGTAGGATAGCCCATTTTAGATGCTCTTGCATTCTCTTTTTCCATATATGCACCTCTTACTATCTTGGCTCCAATTTTAAAACCTTTAGCTTGGCCTCTTTCGTGCAAGTCTTTTATATACTGCAATCTATCCCAACGGTAACATTGTATGGTATTAAAAATAATAACTTTCTCTTTGTTATAAAGCGCCATCATTTCCTCTATCAAATCATCTGCAGCATCTTGCATCCAAGATTCTTCAGCATCAACTAAAACACATACATCTAGATCGTATGCAGTTTTACAAAGACGTTTAACACGATCTTTAATTTTATTCCAAGATTCTTCTTCCTCTGCTGTTAAGGTTTCCTTGTTAGTCACTTTTGCCCAAATATCAAAAGCACCTACACCAGTTGGTTTAAATACTGCAAATGGCATTTCTGGTTTATCTGCTATAAACTTTATAATGTTTATTTTACGTTGCGTAGCAGCATCAAACTCTTCATCGGTTTCTTTACCTTCTACAGAGTAGTCTAATATACCGTGTAGCTTCTTTGTATATATCTTTCGAATATTAGGTAAGCAATCTTCCTCGGTTACACCACCACAAAACTGATTAAATACTGTTTTCTTTATTAACCCTTCAACAGGTAACCTTAAATTTAAAGATACATTAGTTAAAAATGTACCTACTTTAACCATAACAGGACTGCCAATAGATTTAAACATGAAAATAGCACGGTTTAACTCTCCATCTGTCTTTAAACTGAATGCCCTCTTGGTATTGTTAAATATTTTTGTTGTAATCATTTCTATTTTTTTGACGCACAAATATAGGTATTGCAGCACTACTTTTAATTGTTTGTTATACTTTCGAATTAAAATTTGAAATTAACTTATGAAATTTGATCCCATAGCTTCTGGCAATAGCATTGTGTACTTTGAAAATGAAGGTTATACAGCGTTAAACAGTTATTTGAAAGAGGAAAAACCTTCTAAAATTTTTGTTCTTGTAGACTCTAATACCCTACAAGATTGTTTACCTATTTTCTTAGCTAAACTAGAAACAGAAATTGTTATTGAAACAATTGAGATTGAACCAGGCGAAAGTTTTAAAACAATTGATACCTGTGTAGGTGTTTGGAATGCTCTATCTGAGTTGAATGCAGATCGAAAAAGTATTATTCTTAATCTTGGTGGTGGCGTTGTAACAGATCTTGGTGGTTTTGTCGCTTCAACTTTTAAAAGAGGCATACCTTATATAAATATACCTACATCTTTATTAGCAATGGTTGATGCCTCTGTTGGTGGAAAAACAGGCGTAGATTTAGGAGTGCTTAAAAATCAGATTGGCGTAATATCACATTCTGAAATGGTTATTGTAGATACAAATTATCTTAAAACACTGCCTGGAAAACAAATGCGAAGTGGTCATGCCGAAATTTTAAAGCATGGATTAATTACTAGTAAATCGTATTGGGACAAATGTTCAGATTTAAAGAATCTCACCTTAGAGTCTTATGATGCTATTATTTATGAGTCTGTACAGATAAAAAATAATGTTGTAACCAAAGACCCTAAAGAAAAAGGATTAAGGAAGACATTAAACTTTGGCCATACGCTAGGTCATGCTATAGAATCTTATTTATTAGAACACGATACAAAAGACGCTGTATTACACGGCGAAGCAGTTGCTGCAGGAATGATACTTGCATTGCACCTTTCTGAAGCAGAATATGAGTTTCCTAGCCAAGAAAAAGAAGAAATTTGTAATACTTTATTGAGTATTTATGGAAAAATTTCTCTTAACCATGAAGATTATCAGCATATTATTGAATTATTAAAATTTGATAAAAAAAATACGCACGGTAAAATAAACTTTATACTTTTGAAGGGCTTTGGAGAGGCTGTTTTAGACTGCCAAATATCTAACGAAAGATTACTCGAAGCATTTAATTACTATAAAAACTTATAGTCCCTAATTTTGGATTATAAAAAGATTTTATACATTTAAACTTAAGACTTTAATAAAACCCTTTGCTATGAAACGTGTCATTGTTGACTATAAAAAACTTACCCCAGAAATTTTGGGAATGCTTGTTGAAAAATACCCTGACGGATATGATGATGATCAAATAATCTCGTTTAGAAATGCTAAAAATGAGAAGATTGAAGCTGTCGAGGTGAGAACAGAAGACTCTATCTACCTTGTTAAGGTTAGTACAAAACTAGAAAACTCTATGGCAGGTTATGATGTTGATGATTATGATGATGGTGATTTATCTGAACCTATTGTAGAACTAGAACAAAAACCAGGCAAAGATGAATTGGATATAGAAGACGAAGAAACAGATGAAGAAGAAGAGGATTAATCCTCTTCTTTTTTTTTATCGCACTAATTGAATAGTTGCCTTATTACCAGTGGCTAGAGACCAATACCTATCCATTACAACATGGCCATTAGAGTCTATAACTTTTAGCTCTGCTGTATTTGGTGCAAACAGGCCCATACTTACGGCCTTAAAATCTAAAATACTTATACCAGGTTTAATGTCTATTAGCATGACTTTATAACCTCCAGATAATGTTATATTACCTTCAACAAGTTCTTTGTTAAGGTAAACTTGTATAATATCTCCATCTACATTACCGTAATCTCTAAAAAACACTTCAACATACTTAGAGGTGGTTTTAATAGTACCTAAATTTCTATCACCAGTAAAAACCTCTTCAACAGGAAAGTTTTCTTCAGACCATTTTGGTTGTATATCGTAACGTTGGTCTATAAATTTTGATTTCTGAGGTGTCATATCTACCATTTTCTTAGAGTCATCTTTAGAGATAGAACTTTCAGACTTAGGTAACACCGTAAAGCCATTATTGGTTTTAGATAAACTTGGAGAAGTTTTGCTTCTTAAGCTACTGTTTTCTGCTTCTTTATTTTCTTCAGCCTTAATAAGAATACCACCAGTATTTCTATCTATTTGAGCCTGTAATGAGGTAAGGCCAACACAACATAACACAGCAATTATAGCTACTGCTTTATTAGAAAAGTCTATTAAAAGTTGATGCATTGTTAAAGACATAATTGATAGTAATAGTTATTATAAGGTATCAAAAGTAAATTGAGTATATTTAAAAGTCTCAATTTATAATTAGTTATGAAAACAAATATCACACCAAAACTACGCATTCCCTATTGTTATGTTGCAATACTTTTCTTGTTTGTAATAAATATTGGGCAAGCACAAGACTCATTTACAACATATAAAGGAGAAGTTGTTAATGAGGCTAACAATGATCCTTTAGTATTTGCAACACTAAGTGTAGAAGGTACAAATATTAGTACAGTTACCAATTCTGATGGTCTATTTACTCTTAAAGTACCAAATACAATTAAAGATGCAAGGATCGTGGTTATGTACTTAGGGTTTACTCCCAAAACATTCTTGTTATCCTCTTTTAATAAAGAACGTACCAAAATTGGTTTGAGTGAGGTAACTACACAGCTTAATGAAGTTATGGTACAAACTAATAAAAATGCTAAAGCAATAGTTAAAAAAGCCCTTAGTAATAAAGGCGAAAACTATATGAATAGCCCTAAGAGAATGATGGCGTTTTATAGAGAAACTATAAAGAAAAGAAGACGTAATGTGTCTTTAGCAGAAGCTGTTATTACCGTTAATAAAGAATCTTATGATTCTTTTAAATCAGATAAAATTGCACTTTTTAAATCTAGGAAAAGTACAGACTACTCTAAGTTAGATACCATTGCATTAAAATTACAAGGTGGTCCATTAAATGCATTGTACGTAGATGTCATGAAGTATCCTGATTATTTTTTGAATTATGAGGATTTTGATAAATATAAATTCACCTTCGATGAGCCTACTATAATTAATGATGAGTTAGTGTATGTGATTAATTTTAAGCAAACTAAAGCGCAAGAAGATGATCCGCTGTATTTTGGCACACTTTATATTAACTCAAATACAATGGCACTTACAAATGCTATTTATAATTTAAATGTAGAGAACAGAGCTGCAGCAAGCGCATTATTTGTAAGGCGTAAACCGTCTGGTGCTAATGTTTACCCAACAGAAGCTGTTTACAGAGTAAACTATAGACAACAAAATGGAAAATGGTATTATGGTTATAGTAACGTACAAATTGAGTTTGTGATAGATTGGGATAACAAACTATTTAACTCTAAATACACCTTACAGAGTGAAATGGCAATTACAGATATTATAGATAACAACTCTGAAACTATTAGAAATAGAGACCGTTTTAAACAATCTGCTATTTTAGTAGATGAAACCTCAGGATTTACAGATCCAGATTTCTGGGGAGCTTTTAATGTTATAGAGCCAGATAAATCGATAGAATCTGCTATCGACAAAATACAGAAACAATTAAGAAAGCTAGAAAAGTCTTAAATCACTATTTAACTTTTATGTATTTAACCTTCAAAATTAATTTTTTGAAGGTTTTTTTCATTTCCACATTAAACCTTTTAATTTTTTAAATGTCATAACCATGTAACAATAGGTACTTTATAAAGTCTTATTAAAAAACTATACCAATGAAATATATTTTTACCTGTTTAGCAATAGTATGCACTATTGCACTTCAAGCCCAAAGTATTAGCGGAAAAGCTACTTATGAAAGTAAGACTACTGTCGATATGGATGGTTTTGGTGGAAGAGAGATGACCGATGATATGAAGAAAATGATTATGGAGCGTATGAAAAGTATGCTCGAGAAAACTTACATTCTTACATTTAATAAAAATGAATCTTTATATACAGAAGAAGAGCATTTAGAAACTGGAGCTTCCGGTGGCGGAATGAGAATGATGATGAACAGTTTTTCTGCTGGTGTTCAATATAAAAATACAGAAACAAATGAACTTGTCGAGGAAAATGAATTCTTCGGAAAGCAATTTTTAATAAAAGATACTATCCAGAATATAAACTGGACTCTTACCAAAGAATCTAAACAAATAGGCCAATACATTGCTTTTAAAGCTACAGGTGTAAAAGAATTATCTGACACAGATTTTCAATTTGCAAGACGTCGTGGTGGTAGAGATGGAAACCGAAGAGGTCGAATTGAAAATGATACCGAAAAAAAGCAAGATACTATAGAAGACTCTAAAAAAGACCCGCTTGAAGAAATAGAGATTCCTAAGGAGATAGAAATTACTGCTTGGTACACTCCACAAATACCAACGAGTACAGGACCAGGTGAATATGGTGGTCTTCCAGGATTAATTTTAGAACTTAATGCACATCGTACTACAATACTTTGTTCTAAAATTGAAATGAATACTAAAGATACTTCAGACATAAAAAAACCTACAAAAGGTAAAGAAGTGTCTAGAGAAGAATACCAAAAGATTGTAAAAGAAAAAACCGAAGAAATGCGTGCAAACTTTAGAGGTGGCGGTCGCGGTGGCAGACGTTTTTAATCTTACATAATACTTACTAACTCACTCTTACTTATGAAATTTTTAAAATCTATTGCTACAATAGGGCTGCTCCTTGTATGCGTAATTTCAGCACAATCACAAAGTATAACTCTTGAAGGAACTATAAAAGATAGTATTGGTAATCCTTTAGAGTTTGCAAATATAATTGCTAAGATAAAAACCACTTCAGAGGTTGAAACTTATGCCATTACCAACCAAAATGGTAAATACAGAATAGATCTTCCTAAACAAGAAACTTATACATTAGTAGCTAGTTTTTTAGGTTTTGATCCTTCAGAAAAATCTATTACTGTATTAGAAACCTCTCAAGATTCGCAATTAGATTTTACATTATACCCGTTAGCAGATCAATTAGATGATGTAACTATTGTATATGAAATGCCTGTAACTGTTAAAGGCGATACTATTGTGTATAATGCAGATTCTTTTACCAATGGTAATGAACGTAAACTTGGTGATGTCATGAAAAAATTACCTGGTGTAGAAATAAATGATGATGGTGAAATACAGGTTGAAGGAAAAACTGTACAAAAAGTAATGGTTGAAGGAAAAGACTTTTTTGATGGAGATAGTAAACTAGCCACAAAAAACATTCCTGCAGATGCTGTTGAAAAAGTTGAAGTTCTGAGAAACTATAATGAAGTAAACCAAATGCGAGGTTTAGGAAACGATCAAGACAATATTGCCATAAATATAAAGCTTAAAGATGGTAAGAAAAACTTTTGGTTTGGAGAGCTAACAGCTGGTGGCGGATATTCTGATGAAGATGAAAAAGAGCGTTATCTAGTTCAACCTAAGTTATTTTACTACAGTCCTAAATATAGTATTAACCTTATAACAGACTTTAATAATATAGGCGAAGTACCGTTTACCTTTAGAGACTATTTTAAATTTACAGGTGGTTTTAGAAACTTTAATAGAAACGGCGGAACTAACTTCGAGGTTAGTCAAACCGATCTAGGGTTTGCTGTTGCAAAAAACAATAGAGCTAGCGCATTAGAAAGTAAATTTCTTGCAGGTAACTTTAGTTATGCGGTTAATAAGTCTTTAGATATTAGTGGTTTTGGTATACTCTCAGACAATAAAACTAGTATTATAAACAACTCCATAAGGCAGTATATTGCTTCTGGATCTGTAGAAACTACTAATAGTACAAATGACCAAAGGAGCCAATTAGCAATGCTAAAATTAAGCGGTTCTTATAAGCCAAATACTAGCTTACAGGTAGATTACGATGCCTTAATAAAAACATCTAAGCAAACAGAAGATAACTCAACACTTTCCATTTTTGATACCAACACCAATAACATCTTAGAAGGAAAAGAAACAAAACCCTACTCTATTAATCAGAATGTAAATGCTTATTACACGCTAGATGAAAAGAATATTTTTGCAGCACAGGTACAACATTTATATCAAGACGAAGATCCATTTTATAATGCTATAACTGAGTTATTACCGTTTGATGGTATTTTACCTATAGATGAAGACCAAAGCCTTTTTGATATAAATCAAAATAAAACTATTAAAAGTCATAAGTTGGATGCTAAAATAGACCACTATTATGTCTTGAATAACTTAAGTAATTTAAACTTCACGTTAGGATCTACGTATAGTAACCAATCTTTTAACTCTAGTATATTTCAAATTTTAGATAATGGATCTCAAAATTTTCTTAATGAAACAGATCCTATAAACTCTGAAGGTGATACAATGCCATTGGTAAATGATGTACAATATCACTTTGCAGATTCATTTTTAGGATTACATTACAAAGTTAAATCTGGAAGTTTTGTATTCACACCAGGATTAACCTTACACAATTATATACTTCAAACAGATCAATTAAACCAAACTTCTAAAACTACAAATTGGACAGTTTTACCAGATTTAAACGTGATCTATAATATTAAGAAAAGTGAAAACATTCGTTTTAATTATTCCATCTCTAATGAATATACAGATGTAAATAATTATGCTGAAGCCTTAGTATTTAATAATTACAATAGACTTTATGGAGGTAATAGAAATTTAGAGAACTCTTTATCTCATACTTATAACTTAAACTACTTTAACTTCAACTTATTCAACTTTACAAATATTAATGCTGGTTTAAGCTACACCAAACGTATAGATGGTGTAAAAAACAATACAAATATTGTAGCCATTAATCAAGTGTCTACGCCTGTAAACATTGACAGTAATTTTCCAGATGAAACTTTTACAGCATTGGGTAGGTTTAGTAAGACAGTTAAAAAGATAAAATATAATTTAAGTGCTAATGTAAGTTTAAGTAAGTCTTTTAATAATATTAATAATGAGATAAGAGAAAGCGAAAGCTTTACTCAAAACTATAGAGGTAGTATACAGACAAATTTTAATGAAGCTCCAAATTTTGAGTTAGGTTACAGATTAAATGTAAATAACTATAACAACGGTGGTTTAGAACAAACGTTTTATACACAACAACCATTTGCTAGATTTGATGTAAACTTCCTTAAAGATTTTACATTTGATGCTGAATGGGATTTTTACGATTACACCGACAAGAATGATACTGTAGAAAACAGATATTCTTTTGTAAACGCAAACTTATATTACCAAAAGGGAGATAGTCCTTGGGAGTTTAAATTACAAGCTAGTAATCTCTTAAATACAGAGTTTATTAATAACGATAGTTTTAATGAACAGTTTAATACAACAACACAATATTTTGTATTACCAAGAATATTAATGTTTGTGGTAAAATATAACCTGTAGATTTTACATCTTAAGGAAAAGCGCCTTAAGAGTAGCCTCATTCATCACCTCTTGCCAGTTTTTGCCCAGTGCATTTTCCCAAAGAGGTGTAAGTCCTAATGAAACATCGACCATGGTTTGAAGTTGTTGTTCTGTTAGGTCTTTACATAAACCTTGTGGCAAGGTGATGTTATGTTTGGCTTTCATTTCTTTAAATAGAGCAACACCTTTAGGGTAATAGTCTTCTAGTTTATCAAACACAATACAGTTACCTATACCGTGCTTTGTTCCTAAAACATAAGACATACCATAACTCATAGCGTGCGCAACCCCAACTTGAGAGTAGGCAATACTCATACCTCCATGCCAAGATGCCATCATAAGTTTAGCGCGAGATTCTTCATCTTCAAGATTACCTAAGAAAATTTCTTTACAAAGATCGTAGGCTTTTTCACCATAACTTTGGCTAAATGCATTTAAATAAGTACCATTTAAAGACTCAATACAATGTATGTAACAATCCATACCCGTATAAAACCATTGGTCTTTAGGTACGGTTTTAGTTAGGTCTGGATCTAAAATTACTTGATCAAAAGGAGTATAATCTGAATTTATGCCTAATTTCTTTTCTGGTCCTGTAAGCACAGTTGTTCTAGAAACCTCTGCTCCTGTTCCACTTATAGTAGGAATACCCACATGATATATGGCAGGAGATTTTACTAAATCCCAACCTTGATAGTCTTTAGCCTTTCCTGGATTTTTGAGTAAGATTGAAACCGCTTTAGCTAAATCTAATAATGTACCGCCACCAATACCAATAATACCACTAGGCAGTAATTGAAACTCTTCTTTAAGTTCAGTTACTATTACATCTACCTGTGAAGTTTTAGGTTCATAATCTGCCGAAATATATTTTATGACATCATTGCCTTTTAGCTTAATCCTATTAATAAATGTGTCATTCCCCTTAAATACATCATCTACCAGATATACAAAAGGTGCACCTACAGCTCGTTTTTTATTAAGAATTGTAGGTAGTTGATCAAAACAGCCATTTCCAAATACAATACGAGGTACCATCGGAAAGTTTTTGTGTGGATTATTAGCAATATCAAAATTTGAAGCGGCAACTTCAGATTCTTCTACATTATCCTTAGCATTTAAAATACGCTTGGCATTTTCTAAATCTTCTGGAGTATCTATTTCTACACTGGTTGCAGATGTTACAACCATTTTTATATTCTTACCATTTTCTAAATAGCGAATACATTCAATTTTCTCTGAAGCCTCTAGCCTACCCATTGGTAGCTTGTAAAAATCTAAAAGAGCTTCTTTTCTAAACGCATAAATACCTTTGTGTTTGTAATACTTAGTATCTACATCTTGATCTCTAGGATAAGGAATTGGTGACCTAGAAAAGTACAGTGCAAAATTATTTTCATCTACAATTACTTTTACAGCATTAGGGTTTATTATTTCATCATTATCCTTAATTACCTTCATTAGAGATGCTAAGTCTATTTTATCTGCATCATCTTGATAAAAAACATTTAAAACATCTTTTAAGCTTTCCTTATCTGTAAATGGTTCATCGCCTTGAACGTTTACCACAATATCTACATCCATGTGTTCTACAGCTTCTGCTATCCTGTCGCTACCACACTCATGTTCTTTTTTACTCATGATAGCCTTACCACCTTGAGAGGTAATTTCATTATAAATAATGTCGCTATCTGTAACAACAAAGACATCATTAAACAAACCAGTAGATACAGCAGCTTCGTAAGTGCGTTGAATTACTGTTTTACCATTAAGGTCTTGCATAAGTTTTCCAGGAAATCGAGATGCAGCGTATCGCGCAGGTATCATGGCGATTACTTTAAGAGAAGTAGTGTTCAAAATCATAGCTTTACTTAAGATCAAAAATAAGAATTTTAGCGTGTAACAGGTTTCTTTTTAGAAAAGAGTTTGGTGTAAAGTTTTTTAGCGCTAAAAATGATAATTACAACGAAAACTAAGGCTAATAAAGGAAAAATTAATGCGGTAAGAGATAAGGTGGTTGCGCCTATAGTTTCAACAGTACTTATTACAGGATTTGCTATTCCGCCAGTAGTTGCAGAAGATGCTGCTCTAGTTGCGCTCGTGGTACCAGAGATAAATCCTGCGGTGCCACCACCTGCAATAATTGCTAATACCCACATTAATAATGGGTCTACATCTGCCATTGTTGCAAACATGACACAGGTTCCAGCAACTGCTGCCAATGGTACAGAGATAGTGTCTAAAAGATTATCAAAAAAAGGAATATAGTAAGCTAAGATTTCAAATACTGTGGCTACAGCCAGAGTTACTATTGTAGTACTATGACCTATCCAAAGCCAATTATCTTGCAACGGGATTACATTGTAATATGCCGCAATACTTAATACTAGTAAAGGTAAAAATACTCTAAAACCTACTGAGGCTGCAAGACCTATGCCCAAACAAATACTTAAATAAAACTCTAAACCCATAATTAAATATACACTTAAAATGAGTTGTCTTCAAACATTTCATTTTTAAAACCTATAAGATAAAGTTTAGATTTTGCTCTTGTAATTGCCGTATACAACCATCTTAAATAATCTTTGTCTATACCATCTGGTAAATAAGGTTGCTCAACAAATACAGTATCCCATTGCCCACCTTGAGATTTATGACAGGTAATTGCATAGGAGAATTTAACCTGCAAAGCATTAAAAAACTTATTGTTCTTAACCTTTAAGAATTTCTGATATTTGGTTT
This region of Croceibacter atlanticus HTCC2559 genomic DNA includes:
- a CDS encoding proline dehydrogenase family protein, whose translation is MITTKIFNNTKRAFSLKTDGELNRAIFMFKSIGSPVMVKVGTFLTNVSLNLRLPVEGLIKKTVFNQFCGGVTEEDCLPNIRKIYTKKLHGILDYSVEGKETDEEFDAATQRKINIIKFIADKPEMPFAVFKPTGVGAFDIWAKVTNKETLTAEEEESWNKIKDRVKRLCKTAYDLDVCVLVDAEESWMQDAADDLIEEMMALYNKEKVIIFNTIQCYRWDRLQYIKDLHERGQAKGFKIGAKIVRGAYMEKENARASKMGYPTPICEDKEATDVNFNAVMAYIMNHLEDFELFIGTHNEVSSYLAMQLTQDRDLAKDDGRIWFAQLYGMSDHISFNLAANGYNSAKLIPFGPVRDVVPYLIRRAQENTSVKGQTGRELALLLEEKDRRKGKHKKTIH
- the aroB gene encoding 3-dehydroquinate synthase, translating into MKFDPIASGNSIVYFENEGYTALNSYLKEEKPSKIFVLVDSNTLQDCLPIFLAKLETEIVIETIEIEPGESFKTIDTCVGVWNALSELNADRKSIILNLGGGVVTDLGGFVASTFKRGIPYINIPTSLLAMVDASVGGKTGVDLGVLKNQIGVISHSEMVIVDTNYLKTLPGKQMRSGHAEILKHGLITSKSYWDKCSDLKNLTLESYDAIIYESVQIKNNVVTKDPKEKGLRKTLNFGHTLGHAIESYLLEHDTKDAVLHGEAVAAGMILALHLSEAEYEFPSQEKEEICNTLLSIYGKISLNHEDYQHIIELLKFDKKNTHGKINFILLKGFGEAVLDCQISNERLLEAFNYYKNL
- a CDS encoding carboxypeptidase-like regulatory domain-containing protein; this translates as MKTNITPKLRIPYCYVAILFLFVINIGQAQDSFTTYKGEVVNEANNDPLVFATLSVEGTNISTVTNSDGLFTLKVPNTIKDARIVVMYLGFTPKTFLLSSFNKERTKIGLSEVTTQLNEVMVQTNKNAKAIVKKALSNKGENYMNSPKRMMAFYRETIKKRRRNVSLAEAVITVNKESYDSFKSDKIALFKSRKSTDYSKLDTIALKLQGGPLNALYVDVMKYPDYFLNYEDFDKYKFTFDEPTIINDELVYVINFKQTKAQEDDPLYFGTLYINSNTMALTNAIYNLNVENRAAASALFVRRKPSGANVYPTEAVYRVNYRQQNGKWYYGYSNVQIEFVIDWDNKLFNSKYTLQSEMAITDIIDNNSETIRNRDRFKQSAILVDETSGFTDPDFWGAFNVIEPDKSIESAIDKIQKQLRKLEKS
- a CDS encoding GLPGLI family protein; the protein is MKYIFTCLAIVCTIALQAQSISGKATYESKTTVDMDGFGGREMTDDMKKMIMERMKSMLEKTYILTFNKNESLYTEEEHLETGASGGGMRMMMNSFSAGVQYKNTETNELVEENEFFGKQFLIKDTIQNINWTLTKESKQIGQYIAFKATGVKELSDTDFQFARRRGGRDGNRRGRIENDTEKKQDTIEDSKKDPLEEIEIPKEIEITAWYTPQIPTSTGPGEYGGLPGLILELNAHRTTILCSKIEMNTKDTSDIKKPTKGKEVSREEYQKIVKEKTEEMRANFRGGGRGGRRF
- a CDS encoding carboxypeptidase-like regulatory domain-containing protein; this encodes MKFLKSIATIGLLLVCVISAQSQSITLEGTIKDSIGNPLEFANIIAKIKTTSEVETYAITNQNGKYRIDLPKQETYTLVASFLGFDPSEKSITVLETSQDSQLDFTLYPLADQLDDVTIVYEMPVTVKGDTIVYNADSFTNGNERKLGDVMKKLPGVEINDDGEIQVEGKTVQKVMVEGKDFFDGDSKLATKNIPADAVEKVEVLRNYNEVNQMRGLGNDQDNIAINIKLKDGKKNFWFGELTAGGGYSDEDEKERYLVQPKLFYYSPKYSINLITDFNNIGEVPFTFRDYFKFTGGFRNFNRNGGTNFEVSQTDLGFAVAKNNRASALESKFLAGNFSYAVNKSLDISGFGILSDNKTSIINNSIRQYIASGSVETTNSTNDQRSQLAMLKLSGSYKPNTSLQVDYDALIKTSKQTEDNSTLSIFDTNTNNILEGKETKPYSINQNVNAYYTLDEKNIFAAQVQHLYQDEDPFYNAITELLPFDGILPIDEDQSLFDINQNKTIKSHKLDAKIDHYYVLNNLSNLNFTLGSTYSNQSFNSSIFQILDNGSQNFLNETDPINSEGDTMPLVNDVQYHFADSFLGLHYKVKSGSFVFTPGLTLHNYILQTDQLNQTSKTTNWTVLPDLNVIYNIKKSENIRFNYSISNEYTDVNNYAEALVFNNYNRLYGGNRNLENSLSHTYNLNYFNFNLFNFTNINAGLSYTKRIDGVKNNTNIVAINQVSTPVNIDSNFPDETFTALGRFSKTVKKIKYNLSANVSLSKSFNNINNEIRESESFTQNYRGSIQTNFNEAPNFELGYRLNVNNYNNGGLEQTFYTQQPFARFDVNFLKDFTFDAEWDFYDYTDKNDTVENRYSFVNANLYYQKGDSPWEFKLQASNLLNTEFINNDSFNEQFNTTTQYFVLPRILMFVVKYNL
- a CDS encoding iron-containing alcohol dehydrogenase family protein, which translates into the protein MVPRIVFGNGCFDQLPTILNKKRAVGAPFVYLVDDVFKGNDTFINRIKLKGNDVIKYISADYEPKTSQVDVIVTELKEEFQLLPSGIIGIGGGTLLDLAKAVSILLKNPGKAKDYQGWDLVKSPAIYHVGIPTISGTGAEVSRTTVLTGPEKKLGINSDYTPFDQVILDPDLTKTVPKDQWFYTGMDCYIHCIESLNGTYLNAFSQSYGEKAYDLCKEIFLGNLEDEESRAKLMMASWHGGMSIAYSQVGVAHAMSYGMSYVLGTKHGIGNCIVFDKLEDYYPKGVALFKEMKAKHNITLPQGLCKDLTEQQLQTMVDVSLGLTPLWENALGKNWQEVMNEATLKALFLKM
- a CDS encoding DUF4126 domain-containing protein, whose translation is MGLEFYLSICLGIGLAASVGFRVFLPLLVLSIAAYYNVIPLQDNWLWIGHSTTIVTLAVATVFEILAYYIPFFDNLLDTISVPLAAVAGTCVMFATMADVDPLLMWVLAIIAGGGTAGFISGTTSATRAASSATTGGIANPVISTVETIGATTLSLTALIFPLLALVFVVIIIFSAKKLYTKLFSKKKPVTR